A genomic region of Terriglobales bacterium contains the following coding sequences:
- a CDS encoding outer membrane protein assembly factor BamD, translated as MRRLISACLLGTVALLTAGCHHKVSNPIANVNSKQPDKVLYDRAMEAMRKGKWDVARLTLQTLINTYPDSEFVARAKLSVGDSWYAEGTTTALQQAEIEYRDFETFFPNMPEAAEAQLKIATIHYKQMEKPDRDFTHAKRAEEEYRQLLQQYPDSKLVPEAKQKLRDVQEVLAEREYRIGRFYFLRESYPAAIARLRSLTDNYPLYSGADSALLMLGNAYEKEIDLIRAGRAAEVSKGRLIEDFTKSAAEAYTRLINRYPISEEAKSARERLTALHRPVPTPTAEAIAQNRAEEESRRETGKVGKVMLNFKRRPDVAQAAHVGEPSLNPGEEASAPEIMKRAERTAVGSMGGDSDNHSVSVETVGRGAPPPNEATPRTEEAQPSTPAPNVAPPTGGSSSNSAPSSNQTGIEDLPVTGGSAPAAPGNSGPAAPANSAPAAPAARPPSANSAPAAATPAANEPAPLPPPTQINEAAQEPADQASSAPSSSTSGKVDKKTESTSKRKKKKKLIIF; from the coding sequence ATGCGTCGTCTGATTAGTGCCTGCCTGTTGGGAACCGTCGCGCTGCTCACCGCCGGCTGTCACCATAAGGTTTCCAATCCCATTGCCAACGTCAATTCCAAGCAGCCGGACAAGGTCCTCTACGACCGGGCCATGGAGGCGATGCGCAAGGGCAAGTGGGACGTGGCACGCCTCACGCTACAGACCCTGATCAACACCTACCCCGATTCCGAGTTCGTGGCACGCGCCAAGCTGTCGGTGGGCGACTCCTGGTACGCCGAAGGCACCACCACTGCGCTGCAGCAGGCCGAGATCGAATACCGCGACTTTGAAACCTTCTTCCCCAACATGCCGGAAGCGGCCGAGGCGCAGCTGAAGATCGCTACCATCCACTACAAACAGATGGAGAAGCCGGACCGCGACTTCACCCACGCCAAGCGCGCGGAAGAGGAGTACCGGCAGCTGCTGCAGCAGTATCCCGACAGCAAACTGGTTCCCGAAGCCAAGCAGAAGCTGCGCGACGTGCAGGAGGTGCTGGCCGAGCGCGAGTACCGCATCGGGCGGTTCTACTTCCTGCGTGAGTCGTATCCCGCGGCCATCGCGCGCCTGCGCTCGCTCACCGACAACTATCCGCTCTATAGCGGCGCCGACAGCGCCCTGCTGATGCTCGGCAACGCCTACGAAAAGGAAATCGACCTTATTCGCGCGGGCCGAGCTGCTGAAGTTTCCAAGGGCCGGCTGATCGAAGACTTCACCAAAAGCGCCGCCGAAGCCTACACCCGGCTGATCAACCGTTATCCGATCAGCGAGGAAGCCAAGTCTGCGCGGGAGCGGCTGACCGCACTGCACCGGCCGGTGCCTACTCCCACCGCCGAAGCCATCGCGCAGAACAGGGCGGAAGAAGAGAGCCGCCGCGAAACGGGCAAAGTCGGCAAGGTCATGCTGAACTTCAAGCGCCGTCCTGACGTGGCGCAGGCGGCGCATGTTGGAGAGCCGTCGCTCAATCCGGGCGAAGAAGCCAGCGCGCCTGAGATCATGAAGCGCGCCGAGCGCACCGCCGTCGGCAGCATGGGAGGCGACAGCGACAACCACAGCGTCTCGGTCGAGACCGTGGGCCGCGGCGCTCCGCCTCCGAACGAGGCAACGCCGCGAACCGAAGAAGCTCAACCTTCGACGCCGGCGCCCAATGTCGCGCCGCCGACCGGTGGCTCCAGCTCGAACTCGGCGCCATCGTCGAACCAGACCGGCATCGAAGACCTGCCGGTGACCGGTGGCTCGGCGCCGGCAGCGCCCGGCAATAGCGGGCCTGCAGCGCCAGCCAACAGCGCACCTGCTGCGCCGGCAGCGCGTCCGCCTTCCGCAAACTCGGCTCCGGCGGCAGCGACGCCGGCGGCCAATGAGCCCGCACCGTTGCCCCCGCCCACGCAGATAAACGAGGCGGCACAGGAGCCGGCGGACCAGGCCAGCTCGGCCCCGAGCTCGTCCACATCCGGCAAGGTGGACAAGAAGACCGAGTCCACTTCGAAGAGGAAGAAAAAGAAGAAGCTGATTATCTTTTAG
- a CDS encoding type I phosphomannose isomerase catalytic subunit yields the protein MSELYPLLLEPQFKTRPWGTRDLRPVYSRPVVGEPIGEAWLTGEDCRVTNGPLAGASLAELSPRFGADLIGTAAPQARRFPLLIKFLFPREKLSVQVHPDDECARGSGLPCGKTECWYVLAAEPGAYVSLGVKPGTTRADMERAIAEARAEELLNRVDLSPGDLIYVDAGTVHAIGPGSVLVETQQNSDTTYRLYDYGRGRELHVELGLAAMKPQTRAGKAKRAAQSNGLVTLVNSPCFRVDKYTLSGAREIGGSSGRSVQIVVALEGCAVISAPGAPAASVARGEAAVIPASVPKVSVKPQWQAELLVASLPEAGAVHPEITQ from the coding sequence ATGAGCGAGCTGTATCCATTGCTGCTGGAGCCGCAGTTCAAGACGCGCCCCTGGGGGACGCGCGACCTGCGGCCCGTCTACTCACGTCCGGTCGTCGGAGAGCCCATCGGCGAGGCGTGGCTCACCGGCGAAGACTGCCGCGTGACCAATGGTCCGCTGGCCGGCGCCTCGCTCGCCGAACTGAGCCCGCGCTTTGGCGCGGATTTGATCGGCACGGCGGCGCCGCAAGCGCGGCGGTTTCCCCTGCTCATCAAGTTTCTGTTCCCCCGCGAGAAGCTGAGCGTGCAGGTGCATCCCGACGACGAGTGCGCGCGCGGCTCGGGGCTTCCCTGCGGCAAGACCGAGTGCTGGTACGTGCTCGCCGCCGAGCCCGGCGCCTACGTCTCACTCGGCGTGAAACCGGGCACCACGCGCGCCGACATGGAGCGCGCCATCGCCGAAGCCCGCGCCGAGGAGCTGCTGAACCGCGTTGACTTGTCGCCCGGCGATCTCATCTATGTGGACGCGGGAACGGTGCACGCCATCGGGCCGGGCTCGGTCCTGGTGGAGACCCAGCAGAACTCCGATACCACCTATCGCCTGTACGATTATGGGCGCGGGCGCGAGTTGCACGTCGAGCTGGGCCTGGCGGCGATGAAACCGCAAACTCGCGCGGGGAAAGCAAAGCGCGCAGCGCAATCGAATGGATTGGTCACACTGGTCAACTCACCGTGCTTCCGCGTGGATAAGTACACGCTCAGCGGCGCCCGCGAAATCGGTGGTTCCAGCGGCCGCAGCGTGCAGATTGTCGTCGCGCTGGAAGGCTGCGCGGTAATTTCCGCTCCCGGAGCGCCGGCGGCCTCCGTGGCACGCGGTGAGGCGGCGGTGATTCCGGCCTCGGTCCCCAAGGTCAGCGTGAAGCCGCAGTGGCAGGCGGAGCTGCTGGTGGCGTCGTTGCCGGAAGCAGGCGCCGTTCA
- a CDS encoding response regulator: MSLKVLLADDSMTAQNMGKKILTDAGYKVVAVSNGAAAMKKIASEKPDILVLDVYMPGYTGLEVCEKAKADRAALPVLLTVGKLEPYKAEDGHKVRADGVIVKPFEATDLLNAVQKLAAGLGVLPDAQGAPKGKPADFEKTVKMAPLEFAVEAPSAEEAPPEPAPARTETIEVPKEVAAAAAFELPPDEPPVTIPSMPAPDAGSAASAVITEAMQGSQWFAEPLHEIVVPAPPAPEPVPAPSPVVPDAEATASIEASVAPPADEAAPPRETRFRTEAIEPPAIIAAAAAAAAGGEAAPPAYEGSAAGEFTVGSGVHDAAVIEPPVAPEIELEAAPAPAVLEPPAPAKDPEVEYTSPPPAPVDAVAEAGLESTMQASEVEAPPARDPALVTDATEMAQFTTRFGAAEPAEAAPAETPAPEEAPAPPQTWAADHAFPDDTAARVRLAEEFHAAIAHLPATPHDEPVHEEAALAPVAEPAPAAAATVPDPHLVSELAAALTAGSAQIATEAAASGGADPQTDAVSRAVQRALARLHNEIVAEVMRELKG; this comes from the coding sequence GTGAGTCTCAAGGTCCTTCTGGCCGACGACAGCATGACTGCCCAGAACATGGGCAAGAAGATCCTCACCGACGCCGGCTACAAGGTGGTCGCCGTGAGCAACGGCGCCGCCGCCATGAAGAAGATCGCCAGCGAGAAGCCCGACATCCTGGTGCTCGACGTCTACATGCCCGGCTACACCGGCCTTGAGGTCTGCGAGAAAGCCAAGGCGGACCGCGCGGCGCTGCCGGTGCTGCTCACCGTCGGCAAGCTCGAACCCTACAAGGCAGAAGACGGCCACAAGGTCCGGGCCGACGGCGTGATCGTGAAGCCTTTCGAGGCCACCGACCTGCTCAACGCGGTGCAGAAGCTGGCGGCGGGACTGGGAGTGCTGCCCGATGCCCAAGGCGCGCCCAAGGGTAAGCCGGCCGACTTCGAAAAAACCGTAAAGATGGCGCCCCTGGAATTCGCGGTGGAAGCTCCTTCGGCCGAGGAAGCGCCGCCGGAGCCTGCGCCTGCGCGAACCGAGACCATCGAAGTGCCGAAAGAAGTGGCCGCGGCGGCCGCCTTCGAGCTTCCTCCCGACGAGCCGCCGGTCACGATTCCGAGCATGCCGGCGCCCGACGCGGGCAGCGCCGCGTCTGCCGTGATCACCGAAGCGATGCAGGGCTCGCAGTGGTTCGCCGAGCCGCTTCACGAGATCGTCGTACCGGCGCCGCCGGCGCCCGAACCGGTCCCTGCGCCGAGTCCGGTTGTGCCTGACGCGGAAGCGACCGCGTCGATTGAAGCGTCTGTGGCGCCGCCGGCCGATGAAGCAGCGCCGCCGCGCGAGACGCGCTTCCGCACCGAGGCCATTGAGCCGCCCGCAATCATCGCAGCCGCTGCAGCGGCGGCCGCTGGCGGCGAAGCTGCGCCTCCGGCGTACGAGGGTTCCGCGGCGGGCGAGTTCACCGTGGGCAGCGGCGTGCACGACGCGGCCGTCATCGAGCCTCCCGTCGCGCCCGAGATCGAACTGGAAGCCGCGCCTGCACCCGCCGTGCTCGAGCCGCCCGCGCCCGCAAAGGACCCCGAGGTTGAGTACACATCGCCGCCGCCGGCGCCGGTTGACGCCGTCGCGGAAGCGGGACTCGAATCCACGATGCAGGCCTCGGAGGTCGAAGCTCCGCCCGCGCGTGATCCGGCGCTGGTGACCGACGCCACCGAGATGGCGCAGTTCACCACGCGCTTCGGCGCCGCCGAGCCGGCGGAAGCCGCTCCCGCCGAGACGCCCGCGCCCGAGGAGGCCCCGGCGCCTCCGCAAACCTGGGCGGCCGACCACGCTTTTCCTGACGACACCGCCGCGCGCGTGCGCCTGGCCGAGGAGTTCCACGCCGCCATCGCGCACTTGCCGGCAACGCCGCACGATGAGCCGGTACACGAAGAAGCTGCGCTGGCGCCGGTCGCGGAGCCCGCCCCGGCCGCCGCCGCGACTGTTCCCGATCCGCACCTGGTATCGGAACTGGCGGCAGCGCTCACCGCCGGCAGCGCGCAGATCGCCACCGAGGCTGCCGCCAGCGGCGGCGCCGATCCGCAGACCGACGCCGTCAGCCGCGCCGTGCAGCGCGCCCTCGCCCGCCTGCACAACGAGATCGTGGCGGAAGTGATGCGCGAGCTGAAGGGCTAG
- the rpe gene encoding ribulose-phosphate 3-epimerase produces MIELAPSILSADFARLAEQVRSVEEGGATLLHVDVMDGHFVPNITIGPPVVASLRKATRLPLDVHLMIENPDLYIPAFVDAGADWISVHQEATVHLNRTLNLVRSHGVRAGVVVNPATPAEFLSEVLDLVDYVLVMSVNPGFGGQKFIPGVLHKVMKLATERQRRGLSFRIEIDGGIGLATIADAVRAGVEVLVAGNAVFGEGDPAENTRRLLKAASEATLVKV; encoded by the coding sequence GTGATCGAGCTTGCCCCTTCCATCCTCTCGGCCGACTTTGCCCGTCTCGCCGAACAAGTGCGTTCGGTGGAAGAGGGGGGCGCCACTCTGCTGCATGTGGACGTGATGGACGGGCACTTTGTGCCCAACATCACCATCGGGCCGCCGGTGGTGGCGTCGTTGCGTAAGGCCACGCGGCTGCCCCTTGACGTCCACCTGATGATCGAGAACCCGGACCTGTACATTCCGGCATTCGTGGATGCTGGCGCAGACTGGATATCGGTGCACCAGGAGGCCACCGTCCACCTGAACCGCACGCTCAACCTGGTGCGCAGCCACGGGGTACGCGCGGGGGTGGTGGTCAATCCAGCAACGCCGGCCGAGTTCCTGAGCGAGGTGCTCGACCTGGTGGATTACGTGCTCGTCATGTCGGTGAATCCCGGGTTTGGCGGGCAGAAGTTCATTCCCGGGGTGCTGCACAAGGTGATGAAGCTGGCCACAGAGCGCCAGCGGCGTGGGCTGAGTTTCCGCATTGAGATTGACGGCGGCATTGGGCTGGCTACCATAGCCGACGCCGTCCGCGCCGGGGTCGAGGTGCTGGTGGCCGGGAACGCCGTTTTCGGCGAGGGAGACCCGGCCGAGAACACCCGCCGCCTGCTGAAGGCTGCCAGCGAGGCGACGCTGGTGAAAGTTTAG
- a CDS encoding VOC family protein, with protein sequence MSSAETKSAGPKAPDPKASNSQPGICFGGMTPILRVADLKAAIDHYVRVLGFRMLWDSPSFASVKRDECEIFLCEGDQGHAGGWVWIGVSDVDAVLAEYRRSGAKIRHAPTNYWWAYEMQVEDINGNVLRIGSEPRGKTMGEWLDMRGVRWIPQADGGWKKVK encoded by the coding sequence ATGTCATCCGCAGAAACAAAATCAGCCGGGCCGAAGGCGCCCGATCCGAAGGCTTCCAATTCGCAACCTGGCATCTGCTTCGGCGGCATGACTCCGATCCTGCGCGTGGCCGACCTGAAGGCTGCCATCGATCACTACGTCCGCGTGCTCGGCTTCCGCATGCTGTGGGACTCGCCGAGCTTCGCTTCGGTGAAGCGGGACGAGTGCGAAATCTTCCTCTGCGAGGGCGACCAGGGGCACGCCGGCGGCTGGGTGTGGATCGGGGTGAGCGACGTGGACGCCGTCCTCGCCGAGTACCGGCGCAGCGGCGCAAAGATCCGCCACGCGCCCACCAACTACTGGTGGGCCTACGAAATGCAAGTCGAAGACATTAACGGCAACGTGCTGCGCATCGGCTCCGAGCCCCGGGGCAAGACGATGGGCGAGTGGCTCGACATGCGCGGCGTCCGCTGGATCCCGCAGGCTGATGGCGGATGGAAGAAGGTGAAGTAG